In one Gloeocapsopsis sp. IPPAS B-1203 genomic region, the following are encoded:
- a CDS encoding FAD-dependent oxidoreductase, which produces MDNFDYDVVIVGGGPAGCTCALYTSRYQLKTVILDKNPSAGALAITHKIANYPGVRGEVTGSELLDVMRQQAIEFGTDYKQAQVFGIDAEDPQKKVYTPEGTFIGKSLVLATGAMGRMPSIPGETEFLGRGVSYCATCDAAFYRNRDVVVVGMSHEAIAEAQVLTKFAATVHWVTAKDPARSNEYAQELLLHPQVKLWKKARLSAIEGDDNGVTGVNLYLMSDKKTQHIPAEGVFVYLQGAKPIVDFVGDQIELKPDGGVEVSEMMQTSIPGVWAIGDIRNTPFKQAVVAAGDGCIAAMDIDRYLKQRKNVKPDWG; this is translated from the coding sequence ATGGATAACTTTGATTATGACGTAGTAATTGTTGGTGGCGGTCCTGCTGGTTGTACTTGCGCGCTCTACACTTCCCGTTATCAGTTAAAAACAGTGATTTTGGATAAAAACCCTTCGGCGGGAGCGCTGGCGATTACGCACAAAATTGCTAACTATCCAGGGGTGCGTGGTGAAGTCACAGGAAGTGAATTACTCGACGTGATGCGTCAGCAGGCGATTGAATTTGGAACTGACTATAAACAGGCTCAAGTTTTTGGCATCGATGCTGAAGATCCTCAGAAAAAAGTTTACACGCCCGAAGGCACTTTTATCGGAAAATCGCTGGTACTCGCAACGGGAGCAATGGGGCGTATGCCTTCTATACCTGGTGAAACCGAGTTTTTGGGTCGAGGTGTAAGCTACTGTGCAACGTGTGATGCTGCTTTTTATCGTAACCGCGACGTGGTTGTTGTGGGAATGAGCCATGAGGCGATCGCCGAAGCGCAAGTGTTGACAAAATTTGCGGCAACTGTGCATTGGGTAACTGCTAAAGATCCTGCCAGAAGCAACGAATACGCGCAAGAACTACTATTGCATCCTCAAGTTAAACTTTGGAAAAAAGCCCGCTTATCTGCGATTGAAGGCGACGACAACGGCGTTACAGGCGTTAATTTGTACTTGATGAGTGATAAAAAAACTCAACATATTCCCGCCGAGGGCGTCTTTGTTTACTTGCAAGGAGCCAAACCCATCGTTGATTTTGTTGGCGATCAGATTGAACTTAAACCAGATGGCGGCGTTGAAGTTAGTGAAATGATGCAAACGAGCATCCCAGGAGTTTGGGCGATCGGAGATATCCGTAACACACCGTTTAAGCAAGCAGTCGTAGCCGCTGGAGATGGTTGCATCGCCGCGATGGATATTGATCGCTATCTCAAGCAGCGCAAGAACGTTAAACCTGATTGGGGTTAA
- a CDS encoding transposase, with protein MAPKTEKLAKIYLESSPAEISEETTNELIDFIMSQFRALPFAVQASEYMRYDTVEELYADIEKGHLWVSMETYGADFYPNPFYGFAFLAIHDYDHYQTHSDFSLEGEITAYRAIAKRSPSLEIQKILYSEIVLKSAAHIYLGHAPEPKLVFA; from the coding sequence ATGGCACCTAAAACCGAGAAACTTGCCAAAATTTATCTAGAAAGTTCTCCTGCTGAAATTTCTGAAGAAACTACAAATGAGCTGATTGATTTCATTATGAGCCAATTCAGGGCACTTCCTTTTGCGGTTCAAGCCTCAGAGTATATGCGGTATGACACGGTAGAAGAACTGTACGCAGACATTGAAAAAGGACATTTATGGGTATCAATGGAAACCTACGGTGCAGATTTCTACCCTAATCCCTTCTACGGATTTGCATTTCTAGCGATTCATGACTACGATCATTACCAAACGCATTCTGATTTTAGTCTTGAGGGTGAAATTACAGCATACCGAGCGATCGCGAAGCGTTCTCCCAGCTTAGAAATTCAAAAGATTCTTTACTCTGAGATTGTTCTCAAATCTGCTGCACATATTTATCTCGGACACGCGCCAGAACCGAAACTCGTTTTCGCTTGA
- a CDS encoding cupin domain-containing protein, with protein sequence MTSTINTNVSAKIQLREQIEYPSAGVLSKVLIKDNACQHTLFCLAANTEISEHTSTYNATINVIEGEGILNLEGQEIALQPGVFVFMPAHAPHALKATENLAFLLTLSEKIAQGN encoded by the coding sequence ATGACTTCTACCATCAATACTAATGTGTCTGCGAAAATTCAACTGCGAGAACAAATTGAATATCCTAGTGCTGGAGTTCTCAGCAAAGTATTAATTAAAGACAACGCTTGTCAACACACACTATTTTGTCTGGCAGCTAATACAGAAATATCTGAACACACTTCTACTTACAACGCCACAATCAATGTAATTGAAGGTGAAGGAATATTAAACCTTGAAGGGCAAGAAATTGCTTTACAGCCAGGTGTTTTTGTGTTCATGCCTGCTCATGCACCTCATGCACTGAAAGCAACAGAAAATTTAGCATTTCTCCTCACACTTTCTGAAAAGATCGCACAGGGCAATTAG
- the cas3 gene encoding type I-D CRISPR-associated helicase Cas3' encodes MSNYCITLKPVYSQTVPTPEGVKLPEDWSLSWHQAATIEALHNYDVVFNTAMTGDGKSLAAYLHVMTSRISTLAMYPTNELARDQEKQVHNYKDKFQPKHDPQIYRLNAAILEDFISTNKLPTKQSGLINLSNQAEILLTNPDIFHYIHDFRYLRRYKKGDKLKGENADKLFRKIDDNYNLFIFDEFHVFSSPQVASILNAILLIKHTTTPGKKFLFLSATPSELLQEFLTRSGISYKIINPVSQNAYCFSPTNDNWRQISQSITLNFPKGLEPSMRSSYDWLQENAKSVILKFFQDYPHSKGAIILNSIAAVKKLKSYFEEIFEPLGFKVRENTGLTGETEKAESVAEADLLLGTSTIDVGVDFRINFLVFEGADAGNFIQRFGRIGRHPGFPIYQAYALVPQFIVERLFEVESHPLRDGENYDRVTFTEAIRLHYPFVNEFRQYPKRWGAIQSACMHQELKRLSSQYPETATDFKEDVENAFDVNIWHKYKQINQCLETSKKNKKIIEEARSFRGSSQLNCAIYDSTNPNEPEYERFKIYNLPGILSNFIFEWMNKAEFMRQAETSEVNTTRFQETLCRLQLTGYRDVREDWRFYYPENISEIAALGKVQVLQGLEIYQPHGSGINKISDAVSNRGLVCFISDRDRTYLRAKLGLPIHFQAYPLTDKYSSSDRRLPPYTIAFGKSALLLETLLWYWKPREDEGWIC; translated from the coding sequence ATGTCCAATTATTGCATTACTCTCAAGCCTGTGTATTCTCAAACGGTTCCCACTCCAGAAGGCGTGAAACTACCAGAGGATTGGTCACTTTCCTGGCATCAAGCGGCAACTATAGAGGCATTACACAATTACGATGTAGTTTTTAATACGGCAATGACTGGTGATGGTAAAAGTCTAGCTGCCTATCTGCACGTGATGACAAGTCGTATCTCTACTTTGGCAATGTACCCGACGAACGAGTTGGCAAGAGATCAGGAAAAACAAGTACACAATTATAAGGACAAATTCCAACCAAAACACGATCCGCAAATTTATCGTTTGAATGCAGCAATCTTAGAAGATTTCATTAGTACAAATAAACTACCTACAAAACAGTCAGGATTAATTAATCTCTCAAATCAAGCAGAAATTCTGCTAACTAACCCTGATATTTTTCACTATATCCATGATTTTCGTTATCTCAGACGTTATAAAAAGGGTGATAAGCTTAAGGGAGAAAATGCCGACAAGTTATTTAGAAAAATAGACGATAATTATAACTTGTTCATTTTTGATGAGTTTCATGTTTTCTCTTCTCCACAAGTTGCTAGCATTCTTAATGCCATTCTGCTAATTAAACATACAACGACTCCTGGAAAAAAGTTTTTATTTTTATCTGCAACACCAAGCGAATTATTGCAAGAGTTTTTGACAAGATCGGGAATCAGTTATAAAATCATCAATCCAGTTTCTCAAAATGCTTATTGCTTTTCGCCTACTAATGACAACTGGCGACAAATTAGTCAATCAATTACCTTGAATTTTCCTAAAGGTTTAGAACCAAGTATGCGTTCTAGTTATGATTGGCTGCAAGAAAATGCAAAGTCAGTAATTTTGAAATTCTTTCAAGATTATCCTCATAGCAAAGGGGCAATTATCCTTAATTCAATTGCTGCTGTTAAGAAGTTAAAGTCATATTTTGAAGAGATTTTTGAGCCATTAGGATTTAAGGTAAGGGAAAACACAGGTTTAACGGGTGAAACCGAAAAAGCGGAATCAGTTGCTGAAGCAGACTTACTATTAGGAACTTCTACGATTGATGTAGGAGTTGATTTTAGAATTAACTTTTTGGTATTTGAGGGTGCTGATGCAGGTAATTTTATCCAACGCTTTGGCAGAATTGGCAGACATCCAGGTTTTCCTATCTATCAAGCCTATGCACTCGTTCCTCAGTTCATTGTTGAACGGTTATTTGAAGTTGAGTCGCATCCTTTACGAGATGGCGAAAATTATGACCGAGTAACTTTTACAGAAGCAATTCGTTTGCATTACCCTTTCGTGAATGAATTTAGACAGTATCCCAAACGCTGGGGTGCGATTCAATCAGCTTGTATGCATCAAGAATTAAAACGACTTTCTTCACAGTATCCAGAGACAGCAACAGACTTTAAAGAAGATGTTGAAAATGCATTTGATGTTAATATTTGGCACAAGTATAAACAAATTAATCAATGTTTGGAAACGAGTAAAAAGAATAAAAAGATTATTGAAGAGGCGCGGAGTTTTCGGGGAAGCAGTCAGTTAAATTGTGCAATTTATGATTCTACAAACCCAAATGAACCAGAGTATGAACGCTTCAAAATTTATAACTTACCAGGTATTCTCAGTAATTTTATATTCGAGTGGATGAATAAAGCGGAATTTATGCGTCAAGCAGAAACTTCTGAGGTAAATACTACTCGCTTTCAAGAGACTTTGTGCCGTTTGCAGTTGACTGGTTATCGAGATGTACGGGAAGACTGGCGGTTTTACTATCCAGAAAATATCAGCGAAATTGCTGCGTTGGGTAAAGTGCAGGTTTTGCAAGGTTTAGAAATATACCAACCACATGGTAGCGGGATTAATAAAATCAGTGATGCGGTGTCAAATCGAGGTTTGGTGTGCTTTATTTCAGATCGCGATCGCACTTATCTACGAGCGAAGTTAGGTTTACCTATCCACTTTCAAGCATATCCTCTAACTGACAAATACAGTAGCAGCGATCGCAGGTTACCACCGTACACCATTGCTTTTGGTAAATCTGCATTACTGCTAGAAACTCTACTTTGGTATTGGAAACCCAGAGAGGATGAAGGGTGGATTTGCTAA
- a CDS encoding class I SAM-dependent methyltransferase, protein MTDDKGRRQPPPNILTKATLMQTAPGHEVLAAAGKKYLRPGGRIATEQLLQSANFQPGETVLELAASFGYSAIALAQRYGVKVVGVEKKPESVRQARDNIRAANLENQIEIIEGDIFHLDAIPGQFDYVLAEAILTMQSPPGKAKILQGVRDRLKPGGKFLSHELLARDNEEQIRAELAQVIRVNATPLSEANWINTYESAGLHVEKVQTGAMSLLNFRQMFQDEGIINTLRIVGNILTREPIRKRVLEMRRVFNKYHDELGYILICATAQ, encoded by the coding sequence ATGACGGACGATAAAGGGCGGAGGCAACCTCCGCCCAACATCCTCACCAAAGCTACCCTCATGCAAACCGCGCCAGGACACGAAGTGCTTGCCGCCGCAGGTAAAAAATATCTGCGTCCAGGTGGGAGAATAGCGACAGAACAACTACTTCAGTCGGCTAATTTTCAACCAGGCGAGACAGTTTTGGAACTTGCTGCGAGTTTTGGCTATAGCGCGATCGCGCTTGCACAACGCTACGGTGTCAAAGTTGTTGGTGTCGAGAAAAAACCTGAGAGTGTCCGTCAGGCGCGTGACAATATTCGTGCGGCAAATTTAGAAAATCAAATCGAAATCATCGAGGGTGACATTTTCCATCTTGACGCGATACCAGGACAGTTTGATTATGTTTTAGCCGAAGCCATCCTGACAATGCAATCTCCACCGGGGAAGGCTAAAATTTTGCAAGGAGTGCGCGATCGCCTCAAACCTGGCGGTAAGTTTCTCTCGCATGAATTATTAGCGCGTGACAACGAAGAACAAATTCGCGCTGAACTTGCACAAGTTATTCGCGTTAATGCAACACCACTTTCTGAAGCTAACTGGATTAATACCTATGAAAGTGCAGGATTACACGTTGAAAAAGTTCAAACTGGAGCAATGAGTCTCTTAAATTTCAGACAAATGTTTCAGGATGAAGGTATTATTAATACGCTGCGAATTGTAGGCAATATTCTAACTCGCGAACCAATCCGTAAACGAGTTCTAGAAATGCGGCGTGTTTTTAACAAATATCATGACGAATTAGGTTATATCCTCATCTGTGCTACTGCTCAGTAA
- a CDS encoding WYL domain-containing protein, which produces MSRKGQSITLSISERDKAQLETIARELGMLWGDRPNISKLVEAIARRQLLIASNSNWSSERIQALARSFQALTDTGQVEQAQIIANLLLERSEVSLPLRRDIERFLENLPPAWRLEIDRYLLRHQPFQLSYQDAAGRIWNFTVRCGKITLHEKRQYLDCWCEEEGNSDIPELAHNWSLRLDRITDAAVIPIAGEWRSQLDRIEVEMHLLEGLAFAYQAKPEDTIVEWLADNQRIRRVVRQVTSSFWFLREVMQYAPDCVIVSPESMRDRVAAKLRTLCQLYDIETRD; this is translated from the coding sequence ATGAGTCGTAAAGGTCAGTCAATAACACTATCAATTTCAGAGCGGGATAAAGCGCAGCTAGAAACGATCGCTCGTGAATTGGGTATGCTGTGGGGCGATCGCCCAAATATCTCAAAACTTGTCGAAGCGATTGCCCGTCGTCAATTACTTATTGCTTCCAACAGCAATTGGTCTTCAGAACGTATTCAGGCATTAGCCAGGTCTTTTCAAGCTTTAACAGATACTGGACAAGTAGAACAAGCACAAATTATTGCCAACTTACTACTAGAACGCAGCGAAGTGTCCTTACCTTTACGCCGAGACATCGAGCGCTTTTTAGAGAATCTTCCTCCAGCTTGGCGGTTAGAAATTGACCGTTACCTGCTACGTCATCAGCCTTTTCAGCTTTCCTATCAAGATGCTGCGGGACGAATCTGGAACTTCACTGTGCGCTGTGGCAAAATTACCCTACACGAAAAACGCCAGTACCTCGATTGCTGGTGTGAAGAAGAAGGCAACTCAGACATACCCGAACTCGCTCATAATTGGAGTCTACGTTTAGATCGAATTACAGATGCAGCAGTGATTCCTATTGCTGGCGAGTGGCGATCGCAGTTGGATCGTATTGAAGTTGAAATGCACTTATTAGAAGGCTTAGCATTTGCGTATCAAGCCAAACCCGAAGATACGATTGTCGAGTGGTTAGCAGATAACCAGCGAATACGCCGAGTTGTTAGACAAGTGACTTCTAGCTTTTGGTTTTTGCGTGAAGTTATGCAGTATGCACCTGATTGCGTGATTGTATCTCCAGAGTCGATGCGCGATCGCGTCGCTGCAAAGTTACGTACACTCTGCCAGCTGTACGATATTGAAACCCGTGATTAA
- a CDS encoding DUF433 domain-containing protein — MFGKLCIKRHRIWVSLILDLLAGGEANENKV; from the coding sequence CTGTTTGGGAAACTTTGTATTAAAAGACATCGGATTTGGGTTTCCTTAATATTAGACCTGCTGGCTGGTGGAGAAGCTAACGAGAACAAGGTTTAA
- a CDS encoding group 1 truncated hemoglobin, with amino-acid sequence MQSATLYEKLGGEQAIKQVVDDFYTRVLADDTVNSFFAHTDMEKQRRHQTAFISFALGSPTPYTGRSMEKAHAGLNLQPKHFDAIVKHLSEALEVHHVPPAEINKIRDRIANLKQAVLYK; translated from the coding sequence ATGCAATCAGCAACATTATACGAGAAACTCGGTGGAGAGCAGGCTATTAAACAGGTCGTAGATGATTTTTACACCCGTGTTTTGGCAGACGATACTGTTAATTCTTTTTTTGCACATACAGATATGGAAAAACAGCGTCGTCACCAGACTGCTTTCATCTCATTTGCGCTTGGTAGTCCTACTCCTTACACAGGACGCTCGATGGAAAAAGCACATGCAGGTTTAAATTTACAACCAAAACACTTTGATGCGATTGTTAAACACCTAAGTGAAGCATTAGAGGTGCATCATGTACCACCAGCAGAAATTAATAAAATTCGCGATCGCATCGCAAATTTAAAACAGGCTGTCTTGTACAAGTGA